From the Cyanobium sp. M30B3 genome, the window GGTCTGGCCGGGCTCGATCTCAATCGCCAGGTGCTGCACGGCGGGGAGGCGGGCGAAGGCTTCCGGTTCCAGCTTCGCCAGGCCGAACACGGGGTAAGCCGTGGGCGACGGGTCGAACCGAACCAGGCAGGCATCATCCGCCAGGAAGCCCAGTCCAGCTGCCAACGCCGACATCGTGGTGGTGGATTTGCCAGACCCGCTGGCGCCGGCGAGGGCCACGGCACCAGCAGAGGAGGCCACGGCACCGGCATGCAGCAGGGCCATCCCATGGGCGTCGGCCCACCAGCCGATCACGGTGCGCAGGGGGGAACGCCGCAGCCAGGCGGGAAGATCAAAAGCCGACGCAGCCTGAACGAAGACCCGGCCTTGCTGCCGGTCATAGACGGTGAGCAGCCGCATCCAGCGGTCATAGGTGATGCGCAGCCGGCCCTGGGCCAGGCCCTGGATCGCCCTGGAGCGGCAGAAGGCGTCGTCTCCCCATGGCGGCGCAGGGGGGGCCACTCCCGTGGCCGCCCGATCCCAGCAATCGATCGTCAGCACCGGGACAGGGGCCTCGGAGGGCTGAGCCTCCCGGAAGGCATGCGCGAAGGCGGGGAAAAGGTGATCGGCCAGACCGGCTCCGGCGCAGCGCAACCTGATGGCGTGGCCACCAAGGTTGAGGTGCCGCAGCGCATGCCCCGGGGACGCGGCTGCAGCCTGATCGAAGGCGCGCCCCATGGCGGCAACGAAGGCATCGAGCTGGGCCTCAGTGGTAGGCACTCAGCGATCCACCGCAGGGGCGGGCAGGGGCCAACCCGCCTCATCCACCTCGTGAATGGGATCGATCAGCAACAGATCCTCGAGATCCTCAAAACCCTGAAGCTGCGGTGGCGCGTAGGGGGCGCGAGGCTGATGGGGAGGCAAAACACCGTCGGTGCTGGGGCTGCCTTCGGCAGAGCTGGCGAGGCCGGAACTCAGCAGGGCCGCCACAAAGGACTCGACGTCGGCGCGGGCCTGGGCCTCATCCACCTCGAAGCGGGAGACAAGGGCCTGAACCATGGCATCGATGCCGCCACCAGCCGCAGCCACGCTCCAGCAATCGGCGCCAGCAGCCTGAATGGCGTAATAGGCCCCAGTCTCAAGATTGATGGCGATCACCTCATCCTCGAGACGCTCGTGATTGATCGCTGGACTAATCGAGAGACGATTCATATCCGATTCGCAAAGTAGAAAAGGGCTGGAATTCAGGGGAGCCATTACGGCTCAGTGGACGGCCATGCGAAGGCCAGCGTAGATGGCTTCGCAGTGACGGACATATCGGTCGAGAGAATACTCCGACTCAGCACGCGCGCGCGCGGCGGCCCCCAGCCGTGCGGCACGCGTACGGTCCTCCAGGAGGGCGACAACCGCCCTGGCCAGCGAAGGCACGTCGCCTTCGGGAACGAGCAGCCCGGTGACATCCGCCAGCACCGCCTCGTTCAACCCGGCGCAGTCGCTGGCCACCACCGGCCGGCCGGCCCAGGCCGCCTCCAGGGCCACCAGGGGCAGTCCTTCGTAGCGCGAGGGCATCAGCACCAGGGCGCTCGCGGCCATCAGCTGACGCACCGCATCCTCATTCTGCAGACCGAGGAACTGGATGGCGTCCTGCAGGCCCAGCTGGGCCGCCTGAAACTGCAGAGCCCTGGCATTGGGGCCCATACCGGCCACGAGCAGTCGGGCCATTGGCCGCTGCGCCCGGATCGCGACCATGGCCTCGATGGCGCGGTCGAACCCCTTCTGGCTCACGAGCCGGCCCACACAGAGCAGTTGGTCGGGATCGGGATCTCCTGCCTGGTGCTGCGGTGGCTGGATCCCGTTCGGGAGGACTTCGAGCCGGTCCGCGATCGCAGGGGCGTACGCCAGGGTGTCATGGAGACAGCTGCGGGAGACGGCAGTGACGCGATCGGCCGACTCCAGCAGGCGCCCCATGCGCGTGAATGACATCGGCTTCAGATGCTGCAGTCGCAGATGTTGCGTCATCACGTTGTGAATGCTGACGACCAACGGCGGTCGCTGCGATGCCGTCGCCTGCGGCGTGCGCTGGTAGAACCAGAGCAGCGCCCCCATGTCATGGGAGTGGACCACCGTGGGTTGATACGAATGGAGGATTGCGCGCAGGCGGCGATCTACGGCCAGAAGGGCTCGCGGATCCCGTGCCTGGATCGGCTGGATCAGATTCAGGCGATGCACACGCACGCTCTCCACCTGAACCGGCCCACCGACCTCTGATGTGATGATCTCAACCTCATGCCCGTGCTCGCTCAGCAGGCGACAGGCCTGGAGCAGCAGCATTTCGATGCCACCCACACCAGCAGGAAGATAGGCGCTGGTGAGAAAAAGGATGCGCATGAGAACGATCAAAGGAACGGGGCGGCAACGAAGGATGGGGTGCGCCTGCCTTGATCGCCCTTGGATGCGATGGCCTCCGGGTGCTGTCTACGGCGATCCGCAAGTGCTACGACCTACGACCTCCGCCCATCCTCTCAAATTCAAGCCCGGTGGAAACACAGCGCCGACCATTCCGAGGCAAGCGCTCTTCCCCAACTGAGCAGGGTGCGAGTAAGTTATCTGCGTCTTCCGACGCTGTTTCGTTGACAGAGCTTGCCGGGAGCGGCAGGCTGAGGAAAAACTAACCCTTCACAATCGGAGTTTATGGCCAACATCCGGTTTGCTGATACCGCGAGATTTCCGCACGATACTATCGACGGCGAAACCGTCCTGATCGACTCCGAGAAGGGACACCTGTTCCTCTTTCTGGGGATTGGCCCTCAGATCTGGGAGCGCCTGCTCACGGGAGCTTCGGTGGATGGGCTCGTGAACGAAGTGACCGCACGCTATGGAATGGCAGCAGCGGCGCCAACCCGGGTGTTTCTGGATGCACTCGAACAGGCACAGATGCTCCACGATGGATCCTCACCCTCGGCTGCTCCCGCTACCACCTCGACTGCCTGGCCAGAGAGCTTCGTGGCTCCAACGTTGGAACGTTATGACCAGATCGCGGACATCATCTCCATGGATCCCATCCATGAGGTCGATCCCAGCAAGGGATGGCCTCACCTCCCGGGCGAGAAGGCGTGAGTGCGGGAACAGGCAGGCCTTTTTCCGTCCGGATTGCCGGCAGGGCGCTGAGGGTCACCGGGGATGCGGGCACCGATGCGATCCGACCCGCATTCGCAGGCGTGATCGAACCAGTGGGGCTTGAAAAAGCAGCCCTGCCAAGCCTGTGCGTGAGCGTGCTCCCGGATCCGGCATCAAAGCCCGGGTGGGCCGGATTGGAGATCGGATCCCATCGTGCTCCGGACGGTTGCCTTGCCATCCTTCGGCGCGGACCGTCGAGCGTCGAGCAGTTCATCCCGGGGGCAGAGCCGAGCCTGCTTTTGGAGGCATCGCCGGCTGCGCTGGCCAGTGGAGACCTGCGATCCCAACCGGCCCACCACGCACTCGCAGCCTGGCTGTCCGGTCCCCGGATGCAGATGGTCCACGCGGCAGCGGTGGCGCTCGATGGGCGGGCCGCGCTGTTCATCGGGGTTGGAGGACGCGGGAAAACCACAACTGCTCTGGTCTGTGCCCAGGCGGGATTCGGATTCCTTGGCGACGACCTCTGCGTGGTCGAGGCTGGAGATCCGGCGCGGGGAACTCCGCCAACAGTCCATGGCGTCTACGCGACATCGAAGCTGAATGTTGATTCCCGGCAACGCCTGCAGGCCAGCGACTGGCCGGTGCTCGGGATCACACCCAGCGGAAAATCTGCGGTCGCACTGCCCCCGCAGATCACCTTCCAACGCTCCGCCCGTCTGGTGGCGATCGTGGCAGTTCGGGCGGGCGACACCTCCGTCCCGCAGCCGCGTCGCCTCCCGCCGCGCCAGGCCATCCAGATGCTTGGTTCCACGGCCCTGCCAATCGCCAGCGGATCGGGCACCCCGGCACACTGGCTTTCCACCGCAGCGGCGCTGGTGCGGGAAGTCCCCGCATTCGAGCTCGGGCTTGACTGGGAACTGGATCGCGTCCTTTCGGCCGTGGCCGGGCTGTTGAAGCCCGGCGGCAACCAGGCATGAACCCGACCCCACCCTTCGACACGCCGGTGGTGGTCATCCTGTTCAACCGACCGCACCGCATCCACGAACTGATTGGCGTCCTGCGCGACGTACGACCCGCCCGGATCCTGGCGATTGCCGACGGTCCACGGGCCTCTCACCCGGCTGATGCCGCCGCCTGCAGCCAGGCCAGGGCCGTCCTCGACGGAATCGACTGGCCCTGTTCGATCGAACGCGAGTTCGTGGAAGCCAACCTCGGCTGCGACCGCCGCATCGTCTCCGGACTCGACTGGGCCTTCTCCCGCGTTGATCGCGCCATCGTCCTCGAGGACGACATCCTTCCTCACCCCAGCTTCCTTCCGTGGGCAGCAAGCATGCTCGATCGCTTTGGGCCCGATCCCTCGATTGGCATCATCTCCGGCCGGAACCCGCTCGGGACGTGGGGTGACGCCACCCAGGACCACATACGCGCTCCATACGGCAGCATCTGGGGATGGGCGGCCACGGCACGGGTGTGGCGCCATATCCATGCCTGCGACCTCAGCGGTGACCCAGCAAGTGCCGAGGCAGATCTCCAACGGAGCGGACTCGATCCGCTGCTGCAAGCCCACTGGACGGTCGCGCTGAAGATGTTCCGCCGGGGCGAACTTGTGGCCTGGGATGTCCTCTTCTCACTCCGGCAAGCGATGCTCGGCCTTCACTCCATCCACTCACCCGTCAACCTGACCCGGAACACAGGCATAGGGGCCGAAGCCACCCGCACGCTCTACGAGGATGACTTCAGCGCATTGCTCAAAGCCCGGGAGGCGAGACCCCTGCAATCACCGGGAACGGTTTACCAGCCAGAGCAGGCATTCGCCCGCGCTGCACTCACTGTTCAACTTCTCGCCCGATGCCGGAACCCGACGATGGCAGTCAGGCTCGCACGGATGATCCAGCGCGGAACGCCGGTGCCACTCGATGAAGCAACCCGTCATCATCTGACGCCATTCCTCCACGCCCTCGAATCGCTCCCGCTGCTCGAGCACCTCGCGGATCAGGGCATGACTTCTCCGACATTTGACTGTTTGCTCGGGGCGATGCGGAAACTTGCCGCCAGCAGCCAGCCCAGCCCATGAACCACCTAGTTCCCGTCTCCGTCATTGTTCCCGTACGCAACGCGGCTGCCCATCTCGCTGCAGCCCTCGCCAGTGTCCAATCGCAGCAACCCGCTCCCGCCGAGGTGATCGTCATCGATGGAGGATCCACCGACGACAGCGTCGCCATCGCGCGTGCCCACGCAATCCGGGTGATCGCCCAGGAGGGTCGGGGCCTCGCGGCGGCGCGGAATCAAGCGATCCGCGCAAGCCAGCAGCCGAACATCGCGTTCTGCGACGGCGATGATCGCTGGGCACCGGGCGCGCTCGCCCGCCGGATGGACGCGCTGGCGACGAACCCTCAAGCCTGGGTGGTTATCGGCCGGGTGATACGCGAACAACTCGCCAATACCGAGGCCTCCGCGGCGCAACTCGAACAAGTCGGCCGCCCGGTCCCAGGATTCACTCCGGGTGCCATGGTTGCTCGCCGAAAGACTTTCGAAGAAATCGGGTTCTTCGACGAGACTCTAAAGATCAGCGGCGACAGTGACTGGTTCATCCGTCTCCAGGAATCGCCCCGACCTGCCATCCGGATTGAGGATGTCGTCCTCTACAAGGGCGCACGAATGACTAGCCTCTCCGGCAACGTTGAGGCCTATCGCCTCGAACTCCTGACTGTGGCGCGCCGGTTTATCGGGCGAAGCCGGGGACAACCAT encodes:
- a CDS encoding glycosyltransferase, which encodes MNHLVPVSVIVPVRNAAAHLAAALASVQSQQPAPAEVIVIDGGSTDDSVAIARAHAIRVIAQEGRGLAAARNQAIRASQQPNIAFCDGDDRWAPGALARRMDALATNPQAWVVIGRVIREQLANTEASAAQLEQVGRPVPGFTPGAMVARRKTFEEIGFFDETLKISGDSDWFIRLQESPRPAIRIEDVVLYKGARMTSLSGNVEAYRLELLTVARRFIGRSRGQPLP
- a CDS encoding PqqD family protein, with protein sequence MANIRFADTARFPHDTIDGETVLIDSEKGHLFLFLGIGPQIWERLLTGASVDGLVNEVTARYGMAAAAPTRVFLDALEQAQMLHDGSSPSAAPATTSTAWPESFVAPTLERYDQIADIISMDPIHEVDPSKGWPHLPGEKA
- a CDS encoding PqqD family protein, producing MNRLSISPAINHERLEDEVIAINLETGAYYAIQAAGADCWSVAAAGGGIDAMVQALVSRFEVDEAQARADVESFVAALLSSGLASSAEGSPSTDGVLPPHQPRAPYAPPQLQGFEDLEDLLLIDPIHEVDEAGWPLPAPAVDR
- a CDS encoding glycosyltransferase family 4 protein, producing MRILFLTSAYLPAGVGGIEMLLLQACRLLSEHGHEVEIITSEVGGPVQVESVRVHRLNLIQPIQARDPRALLAVDRRLRAILHSYQPTVVHSHDMGALLWFYQRTPQATASQRPPLVVSIHNVMTQHLRLQHLKPMSFTRMGRLLESADRVTAVSRSCLHDTLAYAPAIADRLEVLPNGIQPPQHQAGDPDPDQLLCVGRLVSQKGFDRAIEAMVAIRAQRPMARLLVAGMGPNARALQFQAAQLGLQDAIQFLGLQNEDAVRQLMAASALVLMPSRYEGLPLVALEAAWAGRPVVASDCAGLNEAVLADVTGLLVPEGDVPSLARAVVALLEDRTRAARLGAAARARAESEYSLDRYVRHCEAIYAGLRMAVH